From the genome of Miscanthus floridulus cultivar M001 chromosome 10, ASM1932011v1, whole genome shotgun sequence, one region includes:
- the LOC136488991 gene encoding uncharacterized protein has protein sequence MAQPPNSKRRSLPLLDWRSGLPEDLLECIGQRLASGHDTASFRSACSPWRVAVPFATFGLLLLLPFDPDSDRVGFYCVSEKKGLSKTLPDVRGKVACGSSCGWLALMDEASSVMLLNPFAGARAPHVELPPAGEHVAAASSSERVSRVNGRWVLHPTNGYGDADTAGRAIKLEDMRDVFFREIVLLVPPDAAGRECVAMAMLGCSTEVAFCRVGVDSAWTLLDTKLEFSVGSIVHYQDKFLAIDCTGEISVYSSNAAGATPTATLLPSLSPPAGLCHHSYLESNGGLHIVGAMVSTFHETQSFTYSNAIYNCNLHDRTPEWSRVRDIGDQTLFVSKHFNESLSGTSVSKYKENKIYMSEPLYGDPYDLVYRLEIVHIATGASKVKPIQEKMLGSEALSWIRPNLWKL, from the coding sequence atggctcagcctcccaattccaagagaaggtccctacctctccttGACTGGAGATCTggcctgccagaggatctcctcgagtgcatcgggcagcgtctcgcgtcaggccacgacacggcgtccttccgatccgcttgctccccatggcgtgTCGCCGTCCCGTTCGCGACCTTCGGGCTGCTCCTACTGCTCCCGTTTGACCCCGACTcggaccgcgtcggcttctactgcgtcTCGGAGAAGAAGGgcttgtccaagacgctgcctgacgtgcgcggcaaggtggcgtgcggctcctcgtgtgggtggctggcgctcatggacgaggcgtCGTCCGTGatgctgctgaatccattcgccggtgcccgtgccccccacgttgagctcccgccagcagGCGAACACGTTGCGGCGGCATCCTCATCGGAACGCGTGTCTAGGGTCAAcggccggtgggtcctccatcccaccaacggctacgggGACGCAGATACTGCAggtagagccatcaagctagaagacatgagggacgtgttcttccgtgagatcgtgctctTGGTGCCGCCTGACGCTGCCGGGcgcgagtgcgtggccatggcaatgcttgggtgctccacagAGGTTGCGTtctgccgggttggagtcgacagcgcatggacgctgctcgacaccaaactggagttctccgtggggtccatcgtgcactaccaagacaagttcttggcgatcgactgcactggagaaatctccgtctacagcagcaacgccgccggcgctactccaaccgcgacgctgctgccatcgctgtcgccacctgcggggctctgccaccacagctacctagaatcaaacggtgggctgcacattgtgggtgccatggtgagcacgttccacgagacacaAAGCTTCACCTATAGCAACGCGATCTACAActgcaacctccacgaccgtacgccggagtggtccagggtgagggacatcggtgatcagacactgttcgtgtctaaacatttcaatgaaagcttaagtggaacaagtgtatctaagtacaaggagaacaaaatctatatgtctgagccattgtatggggatccatatgACTTGGTCTATCGACTGGAGATTGTTcatattgctaccggcgcatccaAAGTGAAGCCCATCCAGGAAAAGATGCTGGGTTCCGAGGCTCTAagttggattcgacccaatctctggaagctctag